The proteins below come from a single bacterium genomic window:
- the pruA gene encoding L-glutamate gamma-semialdehyde dehydrogenase encodes MVLPFKNETYKDFSNETIKKLQLDAMAALEKKLGQTYPLYIAGKDVKASQTFASVNPANPEQIIGHFQKADEKLAGQAMQAALEAFEWWRFFDYRERANIFLKAAEISRRRRYEINAAMVLEEGKNWLEADADTAEGIDFLEFYAREMLRLGPNQPVTPYPGENNELRYIPLGVGLIIPPWNFPWAILVGMSTAAMVTGNTIILKPSSDSPMIGQLFLEIMKEAGLPGGVLNFLTGPGSIAGEYLVNHPKTRFISFTGSKEVGLRIIENAAKTQPGQIWIKRVVAEMGGKDCILVDENADIDAAVEAVAISAFGFQGQKCSACSRAIISEKVYDEFVKKLVPRVQKITVGPTKDQKNWMGPVINEKSMKNTLAYIEIGKKEGKLLAGGGRAGDKGFFIEPTVFGDIAWDARLAQEEIFAPVLALIKCKDFDDGLRIVNSTEYGLTGAVFTRDRAKIEKAKRLFHVGNMYINRKCTGALVDVQPFGGFNMSGTDSKAGGRDYLLLFMQGKSITERF; translated from the coding sequence GTGGTTCTTCCGTTCAAGAACGAGACTTACAAGGACTTTTCCAATGAGACTATCAAGAAGCTGCAATTGGACGCTATGGCGGCGTTAGAAAAAAAGCTTGGACAGACCTATCCACTGTACATCGCTGGAAAGGACGTGAAGGCAAGCCAGACCTTTGCGTCTGTCAATCCCGCGAACCCGGAGCAAATTATCGGTCATTTCCAGAAGGCCGACGAAAAGCTTGCGGGACAGGCGATGCAAGCCGCGCTCGAAGCGTTCGAGTGGTGGAGATTTTTCGACTACCGCGAGCGCGCGAACATCTTCTTGAAGGCAGCCGAGATTTCGCGCCGTCGCCGCTACGAGATAAACGCGGCGATGGTGCTCGAGGAAGGCAAGAACTGGCTCGAGGCGGACGCGGACACCGCCGAGGGCATCGACTTTCTTGAGTTCTACGCGCGCGAGATGCTGCGTCTGGGCCCCAACCAGCCCGTGACACCGTACCCCGGCGAGAACAACGAGCTCAGATATATACCGCTCGGCGTTGGTTTGATTATACCGCCTTGGAACTTCCCCTGGGCAATTCTCGTGGGCATGAGCACGGCCGCAATGGTCACGGGCAACACGATAATTTTGAAACCCTCTTCGGACTCACCCATGATAGGTCAGCTATTTTTAGAGATAATGAAGGAAGCCGGACTTCCCGGCGGGGTGCTGAACTTTTTGACAGGCCCGGGTTCGATAGCTGGCGAGTACCTCGTGAACCATCCGAAGACGCGCTTCATTTCTTTCACCGGCTCCAAGGAAGTGGGGTTGCGGATAATTGAGAACGCGGCAAAGACGCAGCCCGGCCAGATATGGATAAAGCGCGTGGTCGCCGAGATGGGCGGCAAGGACTGCATCCTTGTGGATGAAAACGCCGATATCGACGCCGCTGTGGAAGCGGTCGCTATCAGTGCGTTCGGGTTCCAGGGCCAGAAATGCTCTGCCTGCTCGCGCGCGATAATCTCAGAGAAGGTCTACGACGAGTTCGTGAAAAAGCTCGTGCCGCGCGTGCAGAAGATAACGGTCGGCCCGACTAAGGACCAGAAGAACTGGATGGGCCCCGTTATCAACGAGAAGTCAATGAAGAACACGCTCGCGTATATAGAAATAGGCAAGAAGGAAGGCAAGCTTCTTGCGGGCGGCGGCCGCGCGGGCGACAAGGGCTTCTTCATCGAACCCACCGTGTTCGGCGACATCGCCTGGGACGCCCGGCTTGCGCAGGAGGAGATATTCGCTCCCGTTCTCGCGTTGATAAAGTGCAAGGACTTCGACGACGGCCTGAGGATAGTGAACTCGACCGAGTACGGCCTGACGGGCGCCGTGTTCACGAGAGACAGGGCAAAGATTGAGAAGGCGAAGCGCCTGTTCCACGTGGGCAACATGTACATCAACCGCAAGTGCACGGGAGCGCTCGTTGACGTGCAGCCGTTCGGCGGGTTCAACATGTCCGGCACCGACTCCAAGGCCGGCGGCAGGGATTACCTCCTGCTGTTCATGCAGGGAAAATCCATTACAGAAAGATTTTAA
- a CDS encoding type II toxin-antitoxin system HicA family toxin yields the protein MTKIPRISGRKCVNALLKAGFVVKRQHSSHIILRRMKPFAQVVIPDHKELDTGTLRAILRHVGLSVEEFVKLLYST from the coding sequence GTGACCAAGATTCCGCGAATCTCAGGCCGTAAATGCGTTAACGCTTTGCTGAAGGCTGGATTCGTCGTCAAACGCCAGCACAGTAGCCACATCATTCTAAGACGCATGAAACCTTTTGCGCAGGTCGTTATTCCTGATCACAAGGAACTCGATACCGGAACATTGAGGGCAATCCTCCGGCATGTTGGCTTGAGCGTGGAAGAGTTCGTTAAGCTTCTATACTCCACCTAG
- a CDS encoding type II toxin-antitoxin system HicB family antitoxin, protein MRQVVIYKGEDGYWVAECPSLPGCVSQGKSKENALVNIKEAIEGYVKALEEDGLPIPEERFETIVVAV, encoded by the coding sequence ATGAGACAGGTAGTTATCTATAAAGGCGAGGACGGCTACTGGGTGGCCGAGTGCCCAAGCCTGCCCGGATGCGTAAGCCAGGGAAAGAGCAAGGAAAATGCGCTGGTCAACATCAAGGAAGCGATTGAAGGATACGTCAAGGCGCTTGAAGAGGACGGCCTTCCTATTCCTGAAGAACGGTTCGAAACCATCGTCGTCGCTGTGTGA